A DNA window from Pontimonas salivibrio contains the following coding sequences:
- a CDS encoding SDR family NAD(P)-dependent oxidoreductase, with product MRFSDDAIVITGGSGGMGEAMARRLLADGARVALVDVNEEALNSALARLGVESSQAVGLVADTTNEESMKRAMSEVAATFGSATGLITAAGIRQTAALFHEIDLDRWDLINKVNVMGTLVAIRVCREQLISTKGSVVTVASVTAGGARWAQSSYAVSKASVSHLTKQVALELSPHGVRVNCLCPGVTNTPMIAEAAKTDGPGVLEAKVNGSLEQFRPGIPLGRLAEPEEQAAAAAFLLSSDASFITGIDLYVDGGVSMIG from the coding sequence ATGAGATTTTCCGATGACGCAATCGTGATTACTGGTGGCTCCGGGGGAATGGGTGAGGCGATGGCTCGCCGCCTTCTCGCGGACGGCGCCCGTGTCGCGTTAGTTGATGTGAACGAAGAGGCTCTCAATAGCGCCCTGGCCAGGCTTGGTGTGGAGTCGTCACAGGCCGTTGGTCTCGTTGCTGACACCACAAATGAAGAGTCGATGAAGCGCGCAATGTCTGAGGTGGCTGCCACATTCGGCAGCGCGACAGGCCTCATCACCGCAGCGGGAATCCGCCAAACTGCTGCACTTTTCCATGAAATTGACCTCGACAGGTGGGACCTCATCAACAAAGTGAACGTCATGGGAACCCTCGTTGCTATTCGGGTGTGCCGTGAACAGTTGATCTCGACCAAAGGTTCAGTAGTCACAGTGGCCAGTGTGACTGCGGGAGGCGCTCGTTGGGCTCAATCCTCCTATGCCGTGAGTAAGGCTTCCGTATCCCATCTGACCAAACAGGTTGCCTTGGAGCTCTCTCCCCATGGAGTGAGGGTCAACTGTCTGTGTCCCGGTGTAACGAACACTCCAATGATCGCCGAAGCGGCCAAGACCGACGGCCCCGGGGTTTTGGAAGCCAAAGTGAATGGGTCCCTTGAGCAGTTTCGACCGGGGATACCTCTGGGCCGACTTGCCGAACCAGAAGAGCAGGCCGCGGCGGCGGCGTTCCTGCTCTCCTCGGATGCTTCATTCATTACGGGCATTGATTTATACGTCGATGGCGGCGTATCGATGATCGGTTAG
- a CDS encoding ABC transporter substrate-binding protein, translating to MPRVTTTASRKSRLTLLLGVVSISALALAGCAGGGETSSSGDTSGGDSSSAGSTDTEITIVLPEEPRSLASWNAYSNDGFPILRNVGEGLINRDPVTNELVPELATAWEQVDPNNWQFTLREGVSFHDGTPFNAETAAAGLNYVLSEENGFPMRNFLGSQTNATAEGEYLLNVETVDPDPILDLRLYFVTIPSFPAIEADLAGYETNPVGTGPYMLDEWNRGTSITLVPNPDWWGNSAGDEAKGTQQITKANFVFRSEPTVRSAMVSSGEADFARWITPEDCDAASDYVCVGGPTIETAIFRLDTPHIAMSDVRVREAIALAFDKEAIMNDILGGGITVPQIVAPTTLGFNDSLEPYPYDPERAAELVAEAAADGVDVSAEIVVAAREGFIPKAGEITTLIADSLNAVGLNATTSVLETAPAEEQWTLGYENIPEDRGWAGFWFHGNELFDYSASVGGYYACNGPVSAYCDENVDALYREALQLSGDERDSKLQELAEYVYNDVAIVPVGQPSFFFGLSDRVDWEPRADGFILLKEITLQ from the coding sequence ATGCCAAGAGTAACGACTACTGCAAGTCGCAAATCGCGGCTTACTCTGCTCCTCGGCGTTGTCAGCATCAGCGCGCTCGCGCTGGCTGGCTGCGCTGGAGGGGGAGAGACCTCGAGCTCGGGGGACACTTCTGGGGGCGACTCCAGTTCCGCCGGCTCGACCGACACGGAAATCACTATCGTGTTGCCCGAAGAGCCCAGAAGCCTTGCAAGCTGGAATGCGTATTCCAATGACGGCTTCCCCATTTTGAGGAACGTTGGTGAAGGGCTCATCAACCGTGACCCGGTGACAAACGAACTTGTCCCCGAATTGGCCACGGCCTGGGAGCAGGTTGACCCCAACAACTGGCAGTTCACCCTTCGTGAAGGTGTGTCGTTCCACGACGGCACCCCCTTCAATGCGGAAACAGCAGCCGCAGGGTTGAACTATGTTCTGAGCGAAGAGAACGGGTTCCCGATGCGGAACTTCCTCGGCTCTCAGACCAACGCCACAGCTGAGGGAGAATATCTCCTCAACGTAGAGACGGTTGATCCAGACCCGATTTTGGACCTTCGTCTCTACTTCGTCACCATTCCATCCTTCCCCGCAATTGAGGCGGATCTGGCTGGTTACGAAACCAACCCTGTGGGTACTGGTCCCTACATGCTGGATGAGTGGAACCGGGGAACAAGCATCACTCTGGTCCCGAACCCCGACTGGTGGGGCAACTCAGCTGGCGACGAGGCAAAGGGAACCCAACAGATCACGAAGGCCAACTTCGTGTTCCGTTCGGAGCCGACCGTTCGTTCGGCGATGGTGTCCTCTGGCGAGGCAGATTTTGCTCGCTGGATCACGCCGGAAGACTGTGACGCGGCAAGCGACTACGTCTGTGTTGGTGGGCCAACCATTGAGACGGCAATTTTCCGCCTTGACACCCCACACATCGCGATGTCTGACGTTCGGGTTCGCGAAGCCATCGCGCTGGCCTTTGATAAAGAGGCCATCATGAACGACATTCTTGGAGGCGGAATCACCGTCCCCCAGATTGTTGCTCCCACAACCCTGGGCTTCAACGACAGCCTGGAGCCTTACCCGTACGACCCTGAGCGCGCAGCGGAACTTGTTGCCGAAGCTGCCGCTGACGGTGTCGACGTGTCGGCCGAGATTGTTGTTGCCGCTCGTGAAGGGTTTATTCCAAAGGCTGGAGAAATCACCACTCTGATTGCTGACAGTCTCAATGCGGTAGGGCTAAACGCCACCACTTCCGTATTGGAGACTGCACCAGCTGAAGAGCAGTGGACTCTCGGTTACGAGAACATTCCCGAGGACCGCGGTTGGGCTGGTTTCTGGTTCCACGGAAACGAGCTCTTCGACTACTCGGCCAGTGTGGGTGGCTACTACGCCTGCAACGGTCCGGTGTCAGCCTACTGTGACGAAAATGTCGATGCCCTTTACCGAGAAGCGCTTCAGCTCTCCGGTGACGAGCGCGACAGCAAGTTGCAGGAACTCGCAGAATACGTCTACAACGACGTCGCAATCGTCCCCGTGGGACAGCCTTCATTCTTCTTCGGTCTCAGTGACCGAGTGGATTGGGAGCCCCGCGCAGATGGATTCATTCTGTTGAAGGAAATTACCCTCCAGTAA
- a CDS encoding ABC transporter permease, with protein MGVASSFFRFIWENKLVALSFFIIGAVLSSALFLDFLAPFDPYLIEMSLRNLPPGTPAESGGVYLLGTDPLGRDILSRIMLGSQVSMSVGIASVVISGTLGTFLGLLAGYYRGWIDTMIMRLVDIQMSVPSLLIALLVLYILGPSFLNVVLVLAITRWMVYARVARGLVLSLRETLFVEAARSLGASDARIIMKHLMPNISAPLLVLATLELAVMLLTEASLSFLGLGIQPPDSSWGLMLAEGRTYLTSAWWLVAVPGFAILLTTLSVNIIATWLRQKTLDERGKKTLEKSDTGVKKQAGGGQ; from the coding sequence GTGGGAGTAGCAAGTAGTTTCTTCCGATTTATTTGGGAAAACAAGCTCGTAGCACTGAGCTTTTTCATCATCGGGGCCGTGCTGTCCTCAGCGCTCTTCCTTGATTTTTTGGCGCCCTTCGACCCGTATCTGATCGAAATGTCTCTGCGTAACCTACCGCCGGGAACTCCTGCTGAATCAGGTGGCGTATATCTGCTCGGTACGGACCCGCTCGGTCGCGACATACTCTCGCGGATCATGCTGGGCTCACAGGTGTCAATGTCGGTAGGCATCGCCAGTGTCGTGATCTCAGGGACTCTAGGCACATTCCTTGGATTGTTGGCGGGTTACTACCGCGGGTGGATTGACACCATGATCATGCGCTTGGTGGATATTCAGATGAGTGTTCCGTCGTTGCTTATCGCCCTGCTCGTCCTGTACATCCTCGGCCCAAGTTTCTTAAACGTTGTCCTAGTTCTCGCCATTACCCGGTGGATGGTGTACGCCCGTGTTGCCCGAGGCCTTGTCCTCTCGTTGCGGGAAACCCTTTTCGTGGAGGCCGCTCGTTCGCTCGGCGCATCTGACGCGCGGATCATCATGAAGCACCTCATGCCAAACATCAGTGCTCCATTGCTCGTGCTTGCCACATTGGAGCTTGCGGTCATGTTGCTGACGGAAGCATCGTTGAGCTTCCTCGGCCTCGGTATTCAACCGCCTGATTCGTCATGGGGTTTGATGCTCGCCGAAGGGCGAACCTATCTGACCAGTGCGTGGTGGTTAGTCGCGGTGCCGGGGTTCGCGATCTTGCTCACCACTTTGAGCGTCAACATCATTGCCACCTGGTTGCGCCAGAAAACACTCGACGAGCGAGGAAAGAAAACCCTTGAGAAATCAGATACGGGTGTCAAGAAGCAAGCAGGGGGTGGGCAGTAA
- a CDS encoding ABC transporter ATP-binding protein, producing the protein MTDTQTLAAKTPPTAGELILDVQNLSVGFNGANGKVFAVNDLSFQVKAGERLGIAGESGSGKSVTALALLGLLQGAEIEGSVSFRGQNLLELPPAALRRIRGWDFSYIFQDPLSAMDPVRTVGDQVSQVLRLRGISKKEARERTIDMLDRVGIRNPEARFKDYPHQFSGGMRQRAMIAMALIANPSLVVADEPTTALDVRVQAQVIDLLYELTEERGTAVVFITHDLSIMAGFAQRMMVMYAGRIVEAATTDEIYYRSVHPYTLGLLNSLPRVSGDLATELATIGGQPPAPSNIPPGCAFAPRCRYALPECSEAVPVLETPPGGTHPSRCIRSSWLAEQPGVLR; encoded by the coding sequence ATGACGGACACACAAACGCTGGCCGCGAAGACCCCTCCGACAGCCGGAGAATTAATTCTCGACGTCCAAAACCTGTCTGTCGGCTTTAACGGAGCCAACGGGAAAGTGTTCGCGGTAAATGACCTCTCTTTCCAGGTCAAAGCCGGTGAACGCTTAGGGATAGCCGGTGAGTCCGGCTCGGGTAAATCGGTCACGGCGCTTGCTTTGTTGGGCCTTTTGCAAGGCGCTGAAATCGAAGGCAGTGTGTCGTTTCGCGGCCAAAATCTTTTGGAACTCCCACCGGCCGCACTGAGACGCATTCGTGGGTGGGATTTTTCCTACATTTTCCAAGACCCACTTTCTGCGATGGACCCCGTGCGCACGGTTGGTGACCAGGTAAGCCAGGTTCTCCGACTAAGGGGTATCTCGAAGAAAGAGGCACGCGAGCGAACCATCGACATGCTTGATCGTGTCGGGATCAGGAACCCAGAAGCTCGATTTAAGGACTACCCCCATCAGTTCTCAGGAGGCATGAGGCAGCGCGCCATGATTGCCATGGCGCTGATAGCAAACCCATCACTCGTGGTCGCTGATGAGCCAACGACAGCGCTGGATGTTCGCGTTCAGGCTCAAGTTATCGACCTACTCTACGAACTCACGGAAGAGCGCGGTACAGCAGTCGTCTTTATCACTCACGACTTGTCGATCATGGCCGGTTTTGCGCAGCGCATGATGGTCATGTACGCGGGCCGCATTGTTGAGGCCGCGACAACTGACGAGATTTACTACCGTTCTGTGCACCCCTACACGCTGGGTCTGCTGAACTCTCTACCCCGGGTGTCGGGTGATCTGGCCACTGAATTAGCAACGATTGGTGGCCAGCCACCAGCACCGAGCAACATACCGCCGGGATGCGCTTTCGCGCCCAGGTGCCGCTATGCATTGCCGGAATGCTCAGAAGCGGTTCCTGTGTTGGAAACCCCTCCAGGTGGCACTCACCCGAGCCGGTGTATTCGTTCTTCATGGCTCGCTGAACAACCGGGGGTGTTGCGATGA
- a CDS encoding CaiB/BaiF CoA transferase family protein — MTGALEGVRVIDFTERVQGPYATQILGDLGAEVIKIERVQAVTPDGRPDERYGIPQSEGSLYRATFLANNRNKRSLAINIKDPDGRAVVLDLIENADLVYENFRPGVMDRLGLGFDACREVNPSIIYVSATGYGDDGPYVAHPGQDLLAQALSGMGQMNVAPDGRPLPVGMSITDVLGGMFGVVGALAAIIHQRRTGEGQRVSVDLLSSALAAQGEHLVHYMNSDVGEPYRETAQHAHGYIPPPYGFYRTQDGFIALSSGRQIGDICHLLGIDDLSQDFRFDTFEKRLAHRSEFETILEAGLAAKTTDEWLAEMIPAGIFAQAVNTFEKALADPQVAHRGMVQHAHHSAGDVNLIALPISLSETPPSLRLAPPDHGEHTRQVLSELNIDESHVEELFSRKVVA; from the coding sequence GTGACTGGTGCGCTAGAAGGAGTTCGGGTTATCGACTTCACCGAGCGGGTGCAAGGGCCCTACGCAACCCAGATTCTGGGTGATCTAGGTGCTGAAGTAATCAAGATCGAGCGTGTTCAGGCGGTAACCCCCGACGGTAGGCCTGACGAGCGTTACGGGATTCCACAATCCGAAGGGTCTCTCTATCGAGCTACATTCCTCGCTAATAACAGGAATAAGCGCTCTTTGGCTATCAACATCAAAGATCCAGACGGTCGAGCTGTGGTGCTGGACCTTATCGAAAACGCAGATCTTGTGTACGAAAATTTCCGGCCAGGAGTGATGGATCGCCTCGGGTTGGGATTTGATGCCTGCCGCGAAGTGAACCCGTCCATTATTTACGTGTCGGCCACAGGTTACGGCGATGATGGCCCTTACGTCGCTCACCCCGGCCAAGATCTACTCGCGCAGGCGCTCAGCGGAATGGGCCAGATGAATGTTGCTCCAGATGGCCGGCCCCTTCCTGTAGGGATGTCGATTACCGATGTCCTGGGCGGCATGTTTGGGGTGGTGGGTGCCTTGGCGGCCATTATCCATCAGCGCCGAACCGGGGAAGGACAGCGCGTTTCTGTCGACCTTCTCTCTTCTGCGTTGGCTGCCCAAGGGGAGCACCTAGTCCACTACATGAATAGTGATGTGGGTGAGCCATACCGTGAGACCGCACAGCACGCTCATGGTTACATCCCACCGCCATACGGCTTCTATCGAACCCAAGACGGTTTCATTGCGCTCTCTAGCGGCCGGCAAATCGGAGATATTTGCCACCTTCTTGGCATCGACGATTTAAGCCAGGATTTCCGCTTTGACACCTTCGAGAAGCGCCTTGCTCACCGCAGCGAATTCGAAACCATTCTTGAGGCCGGTTTAGCGGCCAAAACAACCGATGAATGGTTGGCGGAAATGATTCCCGCCGGAATCTTTGCGCAGGCGGTCAACACATTCGAAAAGGCTTTAGCAGACCCTCAAGTTGCCCACCGAGGCATGGTGCAACACGCACACCACAGCGCTGGGGACGTCAATCTCATTGCATTGCCTATTTCCCTATCGGAAACGCCACCTTCCTTAAGGCTCGCTCCACCCGATCACGGCGAGCACACACGTCAGGTCCTGTCCGAACTCAACATCGATGAATCTCACGTTGAGGAACTATTTAGCAGAAAGGTCGTCGCATGA
- a CDS encoding ATP-binding cassette domain-containing protein, protein MTEIMLDVRNLVKEFTVQSAGGSVMRAVDDVSFTVFEGEALGLVGESGSGKSTTARCVLRLIEPTDGEVFFRGKDVVSMNRRELKAFRREAQLIFQDPYSSLDPKMRVGDIIAEGIHIHQPRTSKDDLLAEMRRLIDLVGLREDHLNRFPESFSGGERQRIGIARALAVGPKLLVCDEPVASLDVSIQAQVLNLFQELKERLGLTILFIAHDLATVRHLCQRVAVMEQGCLREIGSRDDVYHNPTHPYTKSLMAAVPEPDPVTEREKVQKRLRDKKREAE, encoded by the coding sequence ATGACGGAAATCATGCTGGATGTAAGAAACCTGGTCAAGGAGTTCACGGTCCAATCCGCTGGTGGATCCGTCATGAGGGCTGTCGATGACGTCAGCTTTACCGTTTTCGAGGGCGAAGCCCTCGGCTTGGTCGGAGAGTCAGGTTCTGGCAAGTCGACAACCGCGAGATGTGTGTTGCGGCTGATTGAACCCACCGACGGCGAAGTGTTTTTCCGAGGCAAAGACGTCGTCTCAATGAATCGTCGCGAGTTGAAAGCGTTTCGACGTGAGGCTCAGCTGATTTTCCAAGACCCATACTCGTCCCTCGATCCGAAAATGCGTGTGGGGGACATCATCGCTGAAGGGATTCATATCCACCAACCACGAACGTCGAAGGACGACCTGTTGGCTGAAATGCGTCGCCTTATCGATCTCGTCGGCCTGCGAGAAGATCACCTCAACCGTTTTCCAGAATCATTTTCGGGAGGTGAACGCCAAAGGATTGGCATCGCCCGGGCGCTCGCCGTGGGGCCGAAGCTATTGGTGTGTGACGAACCGGTGGCTTCCTTGGATGTGTCGATTCAAGCTCAGGTCCTGAACCTCTTCCAGGAGCTGAAAGAGCGGCTCGGATTGACCATTTTGTTCATCGCCCATGATTTGGCCACTGTGCGCCACCTCTGTCAACGAGTAGCGGTGATGGAACAGGGTTGCCTTCGAGAAATCGGAAGCCGAGATGACGTTTATCACAACCCCACTCATCCCTATACAAAGTCGCTCATGGCGGCCGTTCCAGAACCCGATCCAGTCACAGAGCGCGAAAAGGTTCAGAAACGTTTGCGGGATAAAAAGAGGGAGGCGGAGTAA
- a CDS encoding enoyl-CoA hydratase/isomerase family protein: MAPSLDSIAFTVSDGVGEIVLNRPQVHNAMDSDMHRAISTIIRDADHDDDIRVIVVRGEGPSFSSGSDLKEIRLLVGEAEQRYVELDFETKNIVQTSKKPTIALIHGYCLGGGLELALACDIRIASEDAVFGMPEVSLGSLPGSGGLQRLPEVVGVGIATEWVLSGRRVSAQEAYQRGLVSAVHPADELREKGLTLATQLSGQSLTSMRLAKVAMRPEPLSSRSLVGVFQAMGGDLTHRQESYQEVTKRFEK; this comes from the coding sequence GTGGCGCCCTCCCTGGACAGTATTGCTTTCACCGTCTCCGACGGAGTGGGTGAAATCGTTCTCAACCGTCCCCAAGTGCATAACGCGATGGATAGCGATATGCACCGAGCTATCTCGACAATCATCAGGGATGCCGACCATGACGACGACATCCGAGTCATTGTGGTCAGAGGCGAAGGTCCATCCTTTAGTTCCGGTTCCGACCTAAAAGAAATACGGCTTCTTGTGGGTGAAGCCGAACAGCGATACGTCGAACTGGATTTTGAGACGAAGAACATTGTCCAAACGTCGAAGAAGCCTACGATCGCCCTGATCCACGGCTACTGCCTCGGTGGAGGTCTCGAACTCGCCCTCGCGTGCGATATCCGCATCGCCTCCGAGGATGCCGTTTTTGGGATGCCAGAGGTAAGTCTTGGAAGTCTCCCCGGTTCCGGCGGCCTCCAACGCTTACCGGAGGTCGTTGGTGTCGGAATAGCGACCGAGTGGGTCCTCTCAGGGCGTCGGGTATCCGCCCAAGAGGCATATCAGCGCGGGCTTGTCTCAGCAGTCCACCCTGCCGACGAACTACGTGAAAAAGGTCTCACGCTGGCCACACAACTGAGCGGGCAGAGCCTGACGTCAATGCGTTTGGCAAAAGTGGCAATGAGGCCAGAGCCACTTTCTTCTCGCAGCCTGGTCGGCGTGTTCCAGGCCATGGGAGGCGACCTCACCCATCGCCAGGAGAGCTACCAAGAAGTGACGAAGAGGTTTGAGAAATGA
- a CDS encoding HpcH/HpaI aldolase family protein — protein sequence MSFEHPLTKTWSQGRQAVGGWATIPSSLLVEIAGRQGLDYVCIDQQHGMIDDSSSIDMLQAISVTDAVPLIRVRWNEPAAIMSALDAGALGVIVPMIETADDARKAVQACRYPPHGQRSFGPVRARDVIGSTDPRELEKILCIIMIETEQAISNLDEVLAVPGVDALYIGPSDLALALGENPGSQSETFNKQVSEIRQKAQAQGTAVGIHTAHGDVAKRYLDEGFNFVTLYSDAGLFAWAINEHQALISGHGRDNGPSSY from the coding sequence ATGAGTTTTGAACACCCACTGACGAAGACGTGGTCACAAGGCCGCCAGGCTGTTGGCGGATGGGCGACAATACCGAGCTCCCTTCTGGTTGAGATTGCCGGCAGGCAAGGCCTGGACTATGTGTGCATTGATCAACAACACGGAATGATTGATGATTCGTCTTCCATCGACATGCTCCAAGCAATATCCGTAACCGACGCGGTCCCCTTGATTAGGGTGCGTTGGAATGAACCCGCGGCAATTATGTCCGCCCTCGATGCGGGGGCTCTAGGTGTGATTGTTCCGATGATCGAGACCGCTGACGATGCACGCAAAGCCGTCCAAGCGTGTCGCTACCCGCCGCACGGACAGCGCTCGTTCGGACCGGTGCGGGCAAGAGATGTTATTGGTTCAACCGATCCGCGCGAGTTGGAAAAAATCCTGTGCATCATCATGATTGAAACTGAGCAGGCCATTTCAAATCTCGATGAAGTCCTTGCTGTTCCGGGAGTTGACGCACTCTATATTGGCCCAAGTGACCTCGCGCTGGCCCTGGGAGAAAACCCTGGTAGCCAATCAGAGACCTTCAATAAACAGGTGTCCGAGATTAGACAAAAGGCGCAAGCGCAAGGTACCGCGGTAGGCATTCATACTGCTCACGGGGATGTCGCGAAGCGGTATTTGGACGAAGGTTTCAATTTCGTCACTCTCTACTCTGATGCTGGACTTTTCGCCTGGGCAATTAACGAACACCAGGCACTCATCTCCGGCCACGGCCGCGACAACGGGCCCTCCAGTTACTAG
- a CDS encoding ABC transporter permease gives MAFLRYIGKRLSFSFLVILFILLVVWFMVNEVGDPARLIIPTEASEQLYQETRIRLGLDDPLIIRLWQDLSGWLMGDFGNSLWQGVPALPLVLSRLPDTLILTFFTLSIAVPLALLLGIFSALRPNSWLDRLLTTVSLAGVSIADFWLGLMLILVLAVQFGIFPTSGSGDWRYLVLPAIALAMRPIGRLAQVARSSLVEEMRKPYVTTLRAQGMSEGKIVRRHALKNSMISVITIGGDELATFLNGAVVIETIFAWPGIGSLFIQAIERRDLPLILACVFVVALMVVLVNLLVDLAYAWIDPRASVVQRRQRLNQRLLGARPLPKGQPSFPSTTEVRTIPDEVNDRK, from the coding sequence ATGGCATTTCTCAGGTATATCGGAAAGCGGTTGAGCTTTTCTTTCCTGGTCATCTTGTTCATCCTTCTTGTCGTCTGGTTCATGGTGAACGAGGTAGGTGATCCCGCACGTTTGATCATTCCGACGGAAGCTAGTGAGCAGCTGTACCAAGAGACCCGCATCCGGTTGGGCCTAGATGATCCCCTGATTATTCGGCTTTGGCAGGATCTCTCCGGCTGGCTTATGGGAGATTTTGGAAATTCCTTATGGCAGGGGGTGCCAGCCCTGCCGCTCGTACTTAGTCGGCTGCCAGACACGCTTATTTTGACTTTCTTCACGCTGTCTATCGCCGTCCCTCTTGCGCTCTTGCTGGGTATCTTTTCGGCGCTGCGACCTAATTCGTGGCTTGACCGGCTTCTGACAACTGTCTCGCTTGCGGGGGTATCCATTGCCGACTTCTGGCTGGGGCTCATGTTGATCCTCGTGCTCGCGGTTCAGTTTGGAATCTTCCCGACCTCAGGATCTGGCGACTGGCGTTATCTCGTCCTTCCTGCCATCGCTTTGGCGATGCGACCGATTGGACGCCTGGCTCAGGTGGCTCGTTCCTCCCTTGTGGAGGAGATGAGAAAGCCGTATGTCACCACGTTGCGCGCGCAAGGCATGAGCGAGGGAAAAATCGTTCGCCGCCACGCTCTAAAGAACAGCATGATTTCAGTGATCACAATCGGTGGCGATGAGCTCGCAACATTCCTTAACGGAGCCGTGGTGATCGAGACGATTTTCGCGTGGCCAGGGATTGGAAGTCTCTTTATCCAGGCTATTGAACGACGCGATCTACCGCTTATCCTTGCGTGCGTTTTTGTCGTTGCCCTGATGGTTGTCCTCGTCAACCTCCTGGTCGACCTTGCTTATGCCTGGATTGATCCCCGAGCGTCAGTTGTGCAACGTCGGCAACGATTGAACCAAAGACTCCTGGGGGCTCGACCACTACCCAAAGGTCAGCCTTCATTCCCCTCCACCACCGAAGTACGCACGATCCCCGACGAGGTCAACGACCGCAAGTAG
- a CDS encoding aldehyde dehydrogenase family protein, with the protein MAETQITREMALGWVRSNLDSYPHAPQVSVHDPFTGESVGTIADCGSAEVNSAVAAALRAFKTGLPRAQRITILEEAARGLDTRRDEFAAVIALETGKSLKDCRTEVARATETLRYTAAEARTQSSRVIPADAAEAGEGALAMEMRVPRGVVGAITPFNFPLNTSVHKVAPALAVGCSVVHKPAHQTPLTALALQDLFREAGLGAGWLEVCTDGGGNAGRALVEHSDVAVISFTGSNVVGWEIAQKAPKKKVLLELGSNAPVIVTETADLAHAAKRIATGGFGSAGQSCISVQRVIAHQSIASKLEDHLAAVAGEIQAGDPFDPKVDIGPLISLEASSRVREWVQEAVEMGGAIVGNTPNNDSVAIAPIIISGAPEKSRIRQKEIFGPVITVLPYNTFDEALAIANDTIFGLQAGVFTSDVSEMLSAFHQLEFGGVLINDIPTVRLDHQPYGGVAESGNTREGPHYAMEELTHLRYLSIRAGNPGGDS; encoded by the coding sequence ATGGCTGAGACGCAAATCACCCGGGAAATGGCCCTTGGCTGGGTTCGGTCAAACCTTGACTCATACCCCCACGCTCCGCAGGTATCGGTGCACGATCCTTTTACCGGTGAAAGTGTGGGCACCATTGCCGACTGCGGTAGCGCAGAGGTCAATAGCGCGGTTGCGGCCGCGCTGCGTGCATTTAAGACCGGTCTTCCCCGGGCTCAGCGCATCACAATTCTGGAAGAAGCAGCCCGTGGCCTTGACACACGGCGAGATGAATTCGCGGCGGTGATTGCTCTTGAGACGGGCAAGAGTCTCAAAGACTGCCGAACCGAGGTCGCTCGAGCCACCGAAACCTTGCGTTATACGGCTGCAGAAGCACGAACCCAGTCGAGTCGGGTCATACCCGCTGATGCTGCAGAAGCGGGTGAGGGAGCCCTCGCTATGGAAATGCGGGTTCCCCGTGGGGTTGTGGGGGCAATTACTCCATTCAATTTTCCGTTAAACACCTCGGTGCATAAAGTCGCCCCCGCTCTCGCCGTGGGGTGCTCCGTTGTGCACAAACCCGCCCACCAAACTCCGTTGACAGCTCTCGCACTTCAGGATCTTTTCCGCGAGGCAGGTTTAGGGGCCGGGTGGCTTGAAGTCTGCACTGATGGCGGCGGAAATGCGGGACGGGCTCTCGTTGAACACTCAGACGTCGCGGTAATCAGCTTCACCGGAAGCAATGTCGTTGGTTGGGAAATTGCGCAGAAGGCTCCAAAAAAGAAGGTCCTGTTGGAGTTGGGCTCTAACGCACCGGTCATTGTGACCGAAACGGCAGACCTTGCCCATGCTGCGAAACGCATTGCAACAGGAGGTTTTGGTTCAGCGGGGCAAAGCTGCATTTCGGTGCAGCGAGTCATTGCGCACCAGTCCATCGCGTCGAAACTTGAAGACCACTTAGCGGCGGTAGCGGGCGAGATTCAGGCCGGTGATCCATTTGATCCGAAAGTCGACATTGGCCCACTGATTTCTCTCGAGGCCAGCAGTCGAGTGCGGGAGTGGGTCCAGGAGGCCGTGGAGATGGGCGGAGCCATTGTGGGCAACACCCCAAACAATGACTCGGTAGCAATCGCGCCAATAATTATTTCCGGAGCACCGGAGAAATCTCGGATTCGACAAAAGGAGATTTTCGGGCCAGTCATCACCGTGTTGCCCTACAACACCTTTGACGAGGCCCTTGCGATCGCAAACGACACCATATTTGGCCTACAGGCCGGCGTCTTCACCTCAGACGTCAGCGAGATGCTCAGTGCCTTCCACCAACTCGAATTTGGCGGAGTGCTCATCAATGACATTCCGACCGTTCGACTTGACCACCAGCCATACGGAGGAGTCGCTGAATCCGGCAACACTCGGGAGGGGCCCCATTACGCCATGGAAGAGCTCACGCACTTGCGCTACCTCTCCATACGGGCGGGAAACCCCGGAGGTGACTCGTGA